One window of the Salvia splendens isolate huo1 chromosome 1, SspV2, whole genome shotgun sequence genome contains the following:
- the LOC121806312 gene encoding uncharacterized protein LOC121806312 → MDMLANQLSQIVTSFSKMRGNEGRIPASVKPPDRANISQVTLRLGRGYGGPSVEKNEGPTPTSLGKETEKEETGTWEAETGEIRTEDDDQEKNGEKTVPQEADQHFSGPGVEVEIEEIRREAGESSKGDSSNKERQLPVFSKFIKEFIAGKTKPSGKIVIGETVSAVIQKRRMPSKRTDPGVSINVLPLSLYKKLEGVRMVDTKMGEYHSAKSSGVLLGRPFLRTAKTIIDVSDGTICLDYHGKKFTLNIDEAMQKPLDIENMHAVDMINPLVQEFLETELMHEHVENSELSHSIDKEVANWSSVVNTLGMTDEELAEAIMEFCKSPESVGSKGSACIAKMENLHEPEGLITKEVKKNPLPQDTSSAKKQLKTLPPGLRYAYLEENERFLVIINNNLTRKQEEELLEVLRRNKTIIGWTLSDLVGISPDLCMHHIRLEEGAKPHRDPQRKLKPNMREEVLKEVLKLLSLGIIYSIPDSKWIFMDDFTVYGNSFEACLANLDLVLQRCRKKNLVLNFEKRHFMVHEGIVLGHVVSKKGIQVYKAKVDVISRLPYPTNQKEIRGFLGHAGFYRRFIKDFAKIAQPLTRLLQNDVDFNFDEACQEAFQLLKERFVSAPIIRAPDWNYPFELMCDASDYAVGAVLSQRIEGKNYVIFYASKTLNQAQKNYDTTEKEMLAVVYSFEKFRPYLLGWKVIVFTDQAAIKYLLAKKESKPQLISNK, encoded by the exons ATGGACATGTTAGCGAACCAACTCTCTCAGATCGTGACTTCTTTTAGCAAGATGCGCGGGAACGAAGGAAGGATCCCCGCCTCGGTTAAACCACCAGATAGGGCAAACATCAGCCAGGTAACCCTAAGATTGGGGCGTGGATATGGCGGACCGAGTGTGGAGAAAAATGAAGGACCAACTCCAACTTCACTTGGGAAGGAAACCGAAAAAGAGGAAACCGGAACATGGGAAGCTGAAACAGGGGAGATCAGAACAGAGGATGATGATCAGGAAAAGAACGGTGAAAAAACAGTACCCCAAGAAGCTGACCAACACTTTTCAGGCCCAGGAGTTGAGGTGGAGATAGAAGAAATCAGGAGAGAGGCTGGAGAGTCTTCCAAGGGAGATAGTAGCAACAAAGAAAGGCAA CTGCCCGTCTTCAGCAAGTTTATCAAGGAGTTTattgccgggaagactaaaccCAGCGGCAAAATAGTGATTGGAGAAACCGTAtcggcagtgattcagaagagaaGGATGCCCTCCAAGCGTactgatccag GTGTatcaataaatgttttaccgctttcgcTTTATAAGAAACTGGAAGGAGTCAGAATGGTTGATACAAAG ATGGGTGAGTACCATTCTGCTAAGTCTAGCGGAGTGcttttaggaagaccatttttacGCACCGCTAAGACAATCATTGATGTTTCAGATGGAACTATTTGCTTAGATTATCATGGAAAGAAGTTTACTTTAAACATTGATGAGGCTATGCAAAAGCCACTGGATATAGAAAATATGCATGCTGTAGATAtgattaaccccctggtccaagaatttcttgagacAGAATTGATGCACGAACATGTGGAAAATTCGGAATTAAGTCACTCCATTGACAAGGAGGTGGCCAATTGGTCCAGTGTAGTAAACACACTGGGAATGACAGATGAAGAGTTAGCCGAAGCAATTATGGAATTCTGTAAGAGCCCTGAATCTGTCGGGTCTAAGGGATCAGCTTGTATAGCCAAGATGGAAAATTTACATGAGCCTGAAGGATTAATCACCAAGGAGGTAAAGAAGAACCCATTACCCCAGGATACAAGTTCAGCAAAGAAACAACTGAAGACATTGCCTCCAGGCCTCAGATATGCTTATTTGGAAGAAAACGAGAGGTTCCTGGTGATCATCAACAACAACCTGACCAGGAAGCAGGAAGAGGAATTACTGGAAGTGCTCAGGAGGAATAAGACAATAATAGGATGGACTCTGTCAGACCTGGTGGGAATCAGTCCTGACctctgcatgcatcacattcgtttagaggaaggagcgaaacccCACCGAGACCCACAGAGAAAGTTGAAACCGAACATGAGAGAAGAGGTTCTGAAGGAAGTGCTCAAGCTGCTGTCATTGGGGATCATATACTCCATACCCGACAGTAAATGG atttttatggacgacttcacggTCTATGGAAATTCCTTCGAAGCCTGCCTCGCCAATTTGGATCTGGTATTACAAAGatgcagaaagaaaaatctgGTGTTAAACTTTGAGAAACGCCACTTTATGGTACATGAGGGAATTGTTCTAGGACACGTTGTCTCGAAAAAGGGTATTCAGGTGTATAAGGCAAAAGTAGACGTAATCTCAAGGCTCCCGTACCCTACAAATCAGAAGGAGATTAGGGGATTTTTGGGCCATGCTGGGTTCTACCGAAGGTTTATCAAAGACTTTGCAAAGATCGCACAACCACTTACCCGCCTCCTGCAGAATGACGTGGACTTCAACTTTGACGAGGCATGTCAAGAGGCCTTCCAACTTCTGAAAGAAAGATTTGTATCAGCCCCCATTATCAGAGCTCCAGACTGGAATTATCCCTTTGAATTAATGTGTGACGCCAGTGATTATGCAGTCGGAGCAGTCCTAAGTCAAAGAATTGAAGGGAAGAACTATGTGATTTTCTACGCATCGAAAACCCTGAACCAAGCccagaagaattatgacaccacagaaaaagagatgctggctgTCGTGTACTCCTTTGAGAAGTTCCGACCATACTTATTGGGGTGGAAAGTAATAGTATTCACTGATCAAGCAGCGATCAAATATCTACTGGCTAAGAAGGAGTCCAAGCCACAGCTGATTTCCAATAAGTGA